In a genomic window of Gigantopelta aegis isolate Gae_Host chromosome 9, Gae_host_genome, whole genome shotgun sequence:
- the LOC121381777 gene encoding LOW QUALITY PROTEIN: uncharacterized protein LOC121381777 (The sequence of the model RefSeq protein was modified relative to this genomic sequence to represent the inferred CDS: inserted 2 bases in 1 codon) — MSDSDESFHELSDVDRVKVWGQRKKLSPTTVTQILTLGFDSMEALALLTIEDLAKSKMPVGQIKLLLKAIQQTFPTQGIDMAERPPVATPAPETRPMTEEPEDPFVQEVLNQLGAAQSSAREVDGPSRTPQIASQEGIKKGFDIIDPNSSPRQAQGKNHNSASQKSPLYDLATKQIEHEIQHGNYVQVHTPPIIVSPMGVIPKSDGGVRLIHDCSRPHGKAVNDYVGDLEKQHFQSVDDAAKLVTKGCYMAKSTKKTYRHYLTSYRVFCRQIGIPLVPLTPINLGRYIAYLSSRLSFRSLRQYLSIIRLLHVEAGYDDPNQSHYILSLIKGAKRVLGDTSSPKLPITPSILKSIFSHLDLRNPRDITFWAACLVAFFSFFRKSNLFVHSLTDFKPTQHLTRKSISFHKKGVVMAVTWTKTIQFRQRTLHIPLPHIPGSFLCPAQALLLSIKMSPTKKKPYPXFAYSTLRGLTPLTYTGFLSRLKQCLQLAGISPTQYSGHSFRRGGATFALECGLAPDLIKSQGDWLSNAYQSYLDPSLAMRIQVVNTLASKIAKFHS, encoded by the exons ATGAGCGACTCCGACGAAAGTTTTCACGAGTTGTCCGATGTGGACAGGGTAAAAGTGTGGGGGCAGAGGAAAAAACTCTCGCCCACCACTGTCACACAAATCTTAACATTGGGCTTCGATTCCATGGAAGCCCTGGCCCTTTTGACCATTGAAGATTTGGCAAAATCAAAAATGCCTGTTGGCCAAATAAAACTTTTGCTTAAGGCAATACAACAGACCTTCCCGACCCAGGGTATCGATATGGCTGAACGACCACCAGTTGCCACACCGGCACCAGAGACCAGACCCATGACAGAGGAGCCTGAGGACCCCTTCGTGCAGGAAGTGCTAAATCAGCTGGGGGCAGCACAGTCGTCAGCGAGAGAGGTGGACGGGCCAAGCAGGACACCACAGATTGCGAGTCAGGAAG GTATTAAAAAGGGGTTCGACATCATTGACCCAAATTCCAGTCCCAGACAGGCCCAGGGAAAAAACCATAATTCGGCATCACAGAAAAGTCCACTGTACGATTTGGCTACCAAACAAATTGAGCATGAAATTCAACATGGCAATTATGTCCAAGTCCACACTCCTCCCATTATAGTTAGCCCTATGGGGGTAATTCCCAAGTCGGATGGGGGTGTTCGGCTCATTCATGACTGCAGTCGCCCTCATGGAAAAGCTGTCAATGATTATGTTGGTGACTTGGAGAAGCAACATTTTCAGTCAGTAGATGATGCAGCCAAACTGGTTACCAAGGGCTGTTACATGGCCAAG TCAACGAAAAAGACATACAGACATTACCTAACCTCATATAGGGTCTTTTGCAGACAGATCGGCATTCCCCTAGTTCCCCTTACACCAATTAACTTGGGGCGATATATTGCCTACCTATCCAGTAGATTATCTTTTAGATCTCTGCGGCAGTATCTGTCTATTATAAGGTTACTTCATGTGGAAGCAGGCTATGATGACCCAAATCAGTCACACTATATACTCTCTCTTATTAAGGGAGCTAAGAGGGTGTTGGGAGACACTTCATCTCCCAAACTCCCCATCACACCCAGCAttctaaaaagtattttttctcATCTAGACCTCCGTAATCCTCGTGATATAACCTTTTGGGCAGCATGCCTAGTGgccttcttttccttttttcgGAAATCGAATTTATTTGTACACTCATTGACAGATTTCAAACCCACACAACATCTCACGAGGAAATCCATATCCTTCCATAAAAAAGGGGTGGTTATGGCAGTTACTTGGACAAAGACTATCCAGTTTCGACAACGTACTTTGCATATTCCCCTGCCACATATTCCAGGGTCCTTCCTTTGCCCAGCACAGGCTTTACTTCTGTCTATAAAGATGTCACCAACAAAGAAAAAGCCCTACCC GTTTGCATACAGTACTCTCAGAGGGCTGACCCCACTTACCTACACAGGTTTCCTTTCACGCCTTAAGCAATGTCTGCAGCTCGCAGGTATATCCCCAACCCAGTATTCAGGCCATAGTTTTCGTAGAGGGGGTGCAACATTTGCGCTAGAGTGTGGACTGGCACCTGATCTCATTAAATCCCAGGGGGACTGGCTTAGCAATGCCTACCAAAGCTATCTAGACCCCTCCCTAGCCATGAGAATACAAGTAGTCAATACTTTAGCTTCCAAAATAGCAAAATTTCATTCTTAG